Proteins encoded within one genomic window of Pseudalkalibacillus sp. SCS-8:
- a CDS encoding symporter small accessory protein, translating into MLGIEDQLVALAWIGTFLAGIGCIVFGAVMWNRGGDDSQ; encoded by the coding sequence GTGCTTGGAATCGAAGATCAACTAGTAGCCTTAGCTTGGATTGGTACTTTTTTGGCTGGTATCGGTTGTATCGTATTTGGTGCAGTGATGTGGAATCGGGGAGGGGATGATTCACAATGA
- a CDS encoding RNA polymerase sigma factor — translation MDEQTIEEWFLLYERDITSFLTYYTGSLDVEDLVQDTFLIALRKYSRFNHSSHPKTWLIAIARNLVIDRYRRTKVWERIKSSLLTAPTHLNELEESFILNLESQQLYRAIHKLPPQHKEVVILRGILELSSKEASEILKCTTNKTNVLYHRALKKLKEILEKEGFFHESYRSNPRKTKGASETLSD, via the coding sequence TTGGATGAACAGACCATTGAAGAATGGTTTCTACTGTATGAAAGAGATATAACAAGCTTTTTGACCTATTACACAGGATCCCTTGATGTGGAAGATCTTGTTCAGGATACCTTCCTCATTGCATTACGCAAGTATTCCCGATTCAACCATTCTTCGCATCCGAAGACATGGCTGATCGCAATAGCTAGGAATCTAGTCATCGATCGTTATCGTCGAACAAAGGTATGGGAAAGGATTAAGAGCTCACTTCTTACTGCCCCTACTCATCTGAACGAACTGGAAGAGTCATTCATCTTGAACCTTGAAAGCCAACAACTGTATCGGGCAATTCATAAGCTTCCACCACAACATAAAGAAGTGGTGATATTAAGGGGAATTCTGGAACTTTCATCAAAAGAGGCGAGCGAAATATTAAAGTGTACGACGAATAAGACGAACGTTCTCTATCACCGAGCATTGAAAAAGTTGAAGGAGATTTTAGAAAAGGAGGGATTTTTCCATGAATCGTACCGATCAAATCCAAGAAAAACTAAAGGAGCTTCCGAAACCCTCTCTGACTGA
- a CDS encoding cupin domain-containing protein: MEFYRFDKDSGKKITAFNSDFIMSRLVLTDTPTHVACMHLEPGGIIGYHEAVDPQLLLIVGGEGLVRGEGDEYISVKTGDAVFWEKGEGHETKTDTGLTAIVVESDELIPSAIKSSKAVEVTE, from the coding sequence ATGGAATTCTATCGTTTTGATAAAGATTCTGGAAAGAAGATTACTGCATTCAATTCAGATTTCATCATGTCCCGGTTGGTGTTGACTGATACACCGACCCATGTTGCGTGTATGCATTTGGAACCGGGAGGGATTATCGGGTATCATGAGGCGGTTGATCCCCAACTTTTACTCATTGTAGGAGGAGAAGGTTTGGTAAGGGGGGAAGGTGATGAATACATATCCGTTAAGACAGGGGATGCTGTGTTCTGGGAAAAGGGTGAAGGACATGAAACCAAAACGGATACAGGCCTGACGGCAATTGTTGTAGAAAGTGACGAACTAATTCCGTCAGCGATAAAATCCTCTAAGGCCGTGGAGGTAACCGAATAA
- a CDS encoding acetoin utilization AcuB family protein, which produces MKVEAIMNKNVITIQQDTTINEAKEIMERHRVRHLPVVNHHDHLIGIVSDRDLVRDRIPENEDPSTAQVHSVMTKQVITAHPLDFIEELLTVFYEERIGCIPIVNKREVIGMITERDMLYTLIQLTGAHQPSSQFEVHVENVTGKLADVTAVIRNHNVNITSVLVYPGETDETKVLVLRVQTMNPQAIIDHLKSEGYNVMWPVTPGEQV; this is translated from the coding sequence ATGAAAGTTGAAGCCATTATGAACAAAAACGTCATTACGATCCAGCAAGACACAACGATCAATGAAGCAAAGGAGATCATGGAACGACATAGAGTCCGCCATCTGCCAGTCGTCAACCATCACGACCATTTGATCGGCATTGTATCGGACAGGGATCTAGTGAGGGATCGGATACCTGAAAACGAAGACCCTTCAACAGCCCAGGTACATTCCGTCATGACAAAGCAAGTCATCACCGCACATCCACTTGATTTCATTGAAGAACTATTAACGGTCTTTTATGAAGAACGGATCGGGTGCATCCCTATCGTCAACAAACGTGAAGTCATCGGCATGATCACTGAACGGGATATGCTTTATACGTTGATCCAATTGACAGGAGCCCATCAACCAAGCTCACAATTTGAAGTGCATGTTGAAAATGTGACAGGTAAACTAGCGGATGTGACAGCTGTGATTCGGAACCATAATGTCAATATTACGAGCGTCCTTGTCTATCCAGGTGAAACGGATGAAACGAAAGTCCTTGTCCTGCGGGTCCAGACGATGAACCCTCAAGCGATCATTGATCATTTAAAATCAGAAGGCTATAACGTGATGTGGCCTGTTACGCCAGGAGAACAAGTATGA
- a CDS encoding YjzC family protein: MADRYKTGEKAPANGTYEFDGLTDGRKESNPTEEETQIKLESGETFPPLRSNQEPAYWKKVN; this comes from the coding sequence ATGGCAGACCGTTACAAAACAGGAGAGAAAGCACCAGCAAACGGAACGTATGAATTCGATGGTTTGACGGACGGAAGAAAAGAAAGCAATCCAACAGAGGAAGAAACACAAATTAAATTAGAAAGCGGTGAAACCTTCCCTCCATTACGTTCAAACCAGGAGCCTGCGTACTGGAAGAAGGTCAATTAA
- a CDS encoding amidohydrolase family protein has product MKIIDAHMHFSDIESFKQTAVEISNVEYNTSGISKEYLESNVVLGIGMGLTEGQKEGFPDSSSRTPMGLDLEHSVPTSIVYCPGVNPHHLDDDGLAALEKSLQDPRAVGIKIYLGYYRYYAYDPVYEPVYKLAEKYQLPIVFHTGDTYSERGLLKYAHPLTLDEVAVEYRNINFVMAHFGDPWTLDGAEVVYKNRNMYADLSGLVVGTDEDIKRYKESPRFFNHLKHALTFTDNYKKFIFGTDWPLVPVEPYIQFIKSIIPKAYHEDVFYTTATKVFPRIKQFL; this is encoded by the coding sequence ATGAAGATCATAGATGCTCATATGCATTTTTCTGATATCGAAAGCTTTAAGCAGACGGCAGTTGAGATTTCGAATGTCGAGTATAATACTTCGGGGATTTCAAAGGAATATCTTGAATCAAATGTCGTACTGGGAATCGGGATGGGGTTGACTGAAGGACAGAAGGAAGGTTTCCCTGATTCATCATCTCGTACGCCAATGGGCTTGGACCTCGAACATTCTGTACCAACATCAATTGTCTATTGCCCCGGCGTAAATCCTCATCACTTGGATGATGACGGTTTAGCGGCACTGGAAAAGTCGCTTCAAGACCCGAGAGCTGTCGGTATTAAAATCTATCTCGGATATTACCGGTATTATGCATATGATCCGGTGTACGAGCCTGTTTATAAACTAGCAGAGAAATATCAGCTGCCTATTGTTTTCCATACAGGTGATACGTATTCCGAACGAGGATTGTTGAAGTATGCCCACCCTTTGACCTTGGATGAAGTTGCTGTGGAATATCGGAATATCAATTTTGTAATGGCCCATTTCGGCGATCCATGGACGTTGGATGGGGCAGAAGTGGTATACAAAAATCGTAATATGTACGCGGATCTTTCCGGTCTGGTTGTCGGCACAGACGAAGACATCAAACGGTATAAAGAGTCCCCACGATTTTTCAATCATCTGAAGCATGCGTTGACGTTTACAGACAATTACAAGAAGTTCATTTTCGGAACAGATTGGCCGCTCGTTCCTGTTGAACCATACATCCAGTTCATCAAATCAATCATCCCAAAAGCCTATCATGAAGATGTCTTCTACACGACAGCAACAAAGGTCTTTCCGAGAATCAAACAATTTTTATAA
- a CDS encoding reverse transcriptase-like protein, with translation MQVRIEFTYKTPKGIRTTFRSEEMQAEDAISMVEDLERTGRSRDIRLIDHKEHTWSLKELKEFLKGIETEPHNIVVYFDGGFDLEAKRSGLGCVIYYDQNGKSYRIRKNALVEELTSNNEAEYAALHLALKELALLDVHHLPVKLTGDSQVVINQLNGEWPVMEETLSEWADRIELTLKKLGLEPEYQLVSRKDNQEADRLASQALKEVEISSTSEVKP, from the coding sequence ATGCAAGTAAGAATCGAATTTACATATAAGACACCGAAAGGCATCCGAACGACCTTTCGATCGGAAGAAATGCAGGCAGAAGACGCAATTTCAATGGTAGAAGACTTAGAAAGAACCGGCCGATCTCGAGATATCCGGTTAATTGATCATAAGGAACATACATGGTCATTGAAGGAATTGAAGGAGTTTCTAAAAGGGATCGAAACCGAACCACATAATATTGTCGTTTACTTTGATGGAGGCTTTGATCTTGAGGCGAAACGCTCCGGATTAGGCTGTGTCATTTATTATGATCAAAATGGGAAATCCTATCGCATTCGCAAAAATGCATTAGTCGAGGAGCTTACGTCCAATAACGAAGCGGAATATGCTGCACTACATCTTGCCTTGAAAGAATTAGCACTGTTGGATGTCCATCATCTCCCTGTTAAGTTGACAGGAGACTCTCAAGTCGTAATCAATCAATTGAACGGAGAATGGCCTGTAATGGAAGAAACATTATCTGAATGGGCGGATCGGATAGAGCTGACGTTGAAGAAGTTAGGGCTGGAACCGGAGTATCAATTGGTATCTCGTAAAGATAACCAAGAAGCGGATCGCTTAGCATCCCAGGCATTGAAGGAAGTGGAAATATCAAGTACAAGCGAAGTGAAGCCTTAA
- a CDS encoding GNAT family N-acetyltransferase, with the protein MEVQELCRNLPILETERLILRKITLDDLEDMFEYCSIDEVSRNVTWETHKSMADTKQFLEMILEQYENEKVVFWGIQWKENSRLIGTIDYVSWNPIHKIGEIGYVLSPDFWGKGIMTEAAKEVIKFGFEEMGLVRIQARCFLQNQGSERVMQKIGMALEGTVRKGIFAKGKHQDLKLYAIVNDNFQKRTTTP; encoded by the coding sequence ATGGAGGTTCAAGAACTGTGTAGGAATTTACCTATACTTGAAACCGAACGGCTGATATTAAGGAAAATCACGTTAGATGATTTGGAGGATATGTTTGAATACTGCTCGATTGATGAAGTATCCAGGAATGTAACTTGGGAAACGCATAAGTCCATGGCTGACACGAAGCAGTTTCTTGAAATGATACTCGAGCAATACGAAAACGAAAAAGTTGTATTCTGGGGTATTCAATGGAAGGAAAATAGCAGGTTGATCGGTACCATTGACTATGTTTCTTGGAACCCTATCCATAAAATCGGTGAAATCGGCTATGTTCTGTCACCGGATTTTTGGGGGAAAGGGATTATGACAGAGGCTGCTAAGGAAGTCATAAAATTCGGCTTTGAAGAGATGGGGCTTGTACGGATTCAGGCAAGATGTTTCCTACAAAACCAAGGTTCTGAACGTGTCATGCAGAAAATCGGTATGGCATTGGAAGGCACGGTACGGAAAGGAATATTTGCGAAAGGAAAGCATCAAGACTTGAAACTGTATGCCATCGTGAATGATAATTTTCAGAAGAGGACAACGACACCATAA
- the acsA gene encoding acetate--CoA ligase, translating to MKVEALPVINGEYNLQDYETTYQNFDWSEVEQNFTWSTTGRVNMAYEAIDRHAESAKKNQVALYFSDTKRDEKYTFKEMKDFSNKAGNVLRDADVEKGDRVFIFMPRSPELYFMFLGALKVGAIVGPLFEAFMEGAVTDRLEDSEAKVLVTTPSLLDRVPVDKLPALKHVILVGEDVKEDDTYIDYYGRMETASKDLSIEWVDREDGMILHYTSGSTGKPKGVLHVHNAMIQHYQTGKWVLDLKEDDVYWCTADPGWVTGTSYGVFAPWLNGVSNVIRGGRFSPEDWYSTIEKYGVTVWYSAPTAFRMLMGAGDEVVKQYDLSTLRHVLSVGEPLNPEVVRWGSKVFGLRIHDNWWMTETGAQLISNFPSMEIKPGSMGKPLPGIKAAIIDDQGNELPPYRMGNLAIKKGWPSMMRAIWNRPEKYESYFTKGDWYISGDSAYMDEDGYFWFQGRIDDVIMTSGERVGPFEVESKLVEHPAIAEAGVIGKPDPVRGEIIKAFIALRTGYEANDDLKEEIRTFVKKGLAAHAAPREIEFKDKLPKTRSGKIMRRVLKAWELDLPTGDLSTMED from the coding sequence ATGAAAGTGGAAGCGCTTCCGGTTATTAATGGAGAATATAACCTGCAAGATTACGAAACTACCTATCAAAACTTCGATTGGTCAGAAGTAGAACAGAATTTCACGTGGTCTACGACAGGTCGAGTGAATATGGCTTACGAGGCGATTGACCGCCATGCCGAGTCAGCAAAGAAAAATCAGGTAGCCCTTTATTTTTCAGACACAAAACGAGATGAGAAGTATACATTCAAAGAAATGAAGGATTTCTCAAATAAAGCAGGGAACGTACTGCGCGATGCAGATGTCGAAAAGGGAGACCGTGTCTTCATTTTTATGCCTCGTTCACCTGAATTGTATTTCATGTTTTTGGGTGCGCTCAAAGTCGGGGCGATCGTCGGTCCATTATTTGAAGCCTTCATGGAAGGGGCGGTTACCGATCGACTGGAGGATAGTGAAGCGAAAGTCCTTGTAACCACTCCATCATTACTGGATCGCGTACCCGTTGATAAATTGCCAGCGTTGAAGCATGTCATCCTTGTCGGTGAGGATGTGAAGGAAGACGATACGTATATCGATTATTATGGTCGGATGGAAACAGCGAGCAAAGATCTCTCGATTGAGTGGGTCGATCGTGAAGACGGCATGATCCTCCACTACACTTCCGGTTCAACTGGGAAGCCGAAGGGTGTGCTACATGTTCATAATGCGATGATTCAACATTATCAGACAGGTAAATGGGTGTTGGATTTGAAAGAGGATGATGTATATTGGTGTACGGCAGATCCAGGATGGGTGACAGGAACATCGTATGGAGTGTTTGCACCATGGCTGAATGGTGTTTCCAACGTCATCCGGGGCGGACGATTCAGTCCTGAGGATTGGTACTCTACCATCGAAAAGTATGGTGTAACCGTTTGGTATAGTGCACCGACTGCATTCAGGATGCTCATGGGTGCAGGAGATGAAGTCGTGAAGCAATACGACCTTTCTACACTGCGTCATGTATTGAGTGTCGGGGAGCCGTTGAACCCGGAAGTCGTCCGTTGGGGATCGAAGGTCTTCGGGCTTCGTATCCATGATAACTGGTGGATGACGGAGACAGGTGCGCAGCTCATCAGTAACTTCCCATCCATGGAAATCAAGCCTGGATCGATGGGTAAACCGCTTCCGGGAATAAAAGCGGCCATCATCGATGATCAAGGGAATGAACTGCCTCCTTATCGAATGGGCAACCTTGCAATTAAGAAAGGGTGGCCATCGATGATGCGTGCAATTTGGAACCGTCCTGAAAAATATGAGTCTTATTTCACGAAGGGTGACTGGTACATTTCTGGTGATTCGGCCTATATGGATGAAGACGGCTATTTCTGGTTCCAGGGTCGAATTGATGACGTGATCATGACTTCCGGTGAACGTGTAGGACCGTTTGAGGTTGAAAGTAAGCTCGTTGAACACCCTGCCATTGCAGAAGCAGGTGTAATCGGTAAACCGGATCCTGTCCGGGGTGAAATTATCAAAGCGTTCATTGCGCTTCGAACGGGTTATGAAGCGAATGATGATTTGAAAGAAGAGATTCGGACTTTCGTGAAGAAAGGACTGGCTGCCCACGCAGCACCGCGTGAAATTGAGTTCAAGGATAAACTTCCGAAGACCCGTAGCGGAAAAATCATGCGCCGCGTATTGAAGGCATGGGAGCTGGACCTTCCGACTGGTGACTTGTCTACAATGGAAGACTGA
- a CDS encoding acetoin utilization protein AcuC, which translates to MTKPVFIFSDQLLTYKFSNKHPFNPLRFKMTYELLREAGILQDDQIVKPRKATDEEIKLIHNEDYVNAIKLAGKGQLPTSQESSFGLNTDDTPIFEDMHEASAWLVGATLTAVEQVFEGGSKKALSLGGGLHHGFRGRASGFCIYNDSSIAIEYMKQKYNARVLYIDTDAHHGDGVQWAFYDDPDVCTFSIHETGRYLFPGTGNVSEKGAGKGYGYSFNIPVDAFTEDESWIPLIEEAIDEIAAYFKPDVIISQNGVDAHYWDPLTHLSVTMKSYKRVPEIVNRAADRYAEGRWIAVGGGGYDIWRVVPRAWSLIWAEMNKIDLQGKLPSEWLTKWQTKAPVQLPEHWEDPHDLYKPIPRKQEICEKNEIMLQRALQHIRNERKSV; encoded by the coding sequence ATGACCAAACCCGTATTCATTTTTTCTGATCAACTGTTGACGTATAAGTTCAGCAATAAGCACCCATTCAATCCGCTTCGATTCAAAATGACGTACGAATTACTTCGTGAAGCAGGTATTCTGCAGGATGACCAGATCGTCAAACCACGAAAAGCGACTGATGAGGAGATCAAACTCATCCATAATGAGGATTATGTAAATGCCATCAAGCTTGCAGGGAAAGGCCAGCTGCCCACTTCCCAAGAATCGAGTTTCGGATTGAATACCGACGATACACCGATTTTCGAGGATATGCATGAGGCGAGCGCATGGTTGGTCGGCGCTACATTGACTGCAGTCGAACAGGTCTTTGAAGGTGGAAGCAAGAAAGCACTCAGCTTAGGAGGCGGATTGCATCATGGTTTCAGAGGTAGAGCATCCGGCTTCTGTATCTATAATGACAGCTCGATTGCAATCGAGTATATGAAACAAAAATATAACGCTAGGGTGCTCTACATAGATACGGATGCTCATCATGGAGACGGTGTACAATGGGCATTTTATGATGATCCGGATGTTTGTACGTTCTCGATCCACGAAACCGGGCGATATCTTTTCCCAGGAACAGGGAACGTTTCTGAAAAAGGAGCAGGAAAAGGGTATGGATACTCTTTCAATATTCCAGTAGATGCATTTACAGAGGATGAGTCATGGATTCCGTTGATTGAGGAAGCAATTGATGAAATCGCAGCTTATTTCAAACCCGATGTGATCATCAGCCAAAACGGTGTTGATGCTCATTACTGGGACCCTCTTACTCATTTATCCGTAACAATGAAATCCTATAAACGTGTTCCAGAAATCGTAAACCGGGCAGCAGATCGATATGCAGAAGGACGATGGATTGCTGTCGGTGGGGGCGGATACGATATTTGGAGAGTCGTTCCAAGAGCCTGGTCGTTGATATGGGCGGAAATGAACAAGATCGATCTTCAAGGAAAGCTGCCGAGCGAATGGCTGACAAAGTGGCAGACTAAAGCACCTGTCCAGCTCCCTGAACATTGGGAAGATCCCCATGACCTTTATAAACCGATCCCAAGAAAACAAGAAATTTGTGAGAAGAACGAAATCATGCTTCAGCGGGCATTACAGCATATCCGCAATGAACGGAAATCTGTATGA
- a CDS encoding GNAT family N-acetyltransferase gives MKHTKIYNAKTVNTPKGKLIVEGPIKPTTLANYEFHEDLTAFRPPAEQHKALIEIAGLPEGRIIIARHNNMIVGYVTYVYPDPMERWSQGKMENLIELGAIEIIPEFRNYKVGKNLLKVSMMDDTMEDYIVITTEYYWHWDLKGTGLSVWDYRKVMEKMMSAGGLEWYATDDPEISSHPANCLMARIGSRVDRDSIQRFDQLRFQNRFMY, from the coding sequence TTGAAGCATACAAAAATCTATAACGCTAAAACAGTGAATACACCAAAAGGAAAATTGATTGTGGAAGGACCGATTAAACCGACCACATTGGCAAATTACGAATTCCATGAAGACCTTACTGCGTTTCGTCCCCCTGCTGAACAACACAAAGCTTTAATTGAAATAGCCGGACTCCCTGAAGGCAGGATCATCATAGCTAGACACAATAACATGATCGTTGGATATGTCACCTATGTTTACCCTGATCCGATGGAACGATGGTCTCAAGGGAAAATGGAAAACCTGATTGAGTTAGGGGCAATCGAAATCATACCGGAGTTCCGTAATTATAAAGTCGGCAAGAACCTACTGAAAGTATCAATGATGGACGATACAATGGAAGATTACATCGTCATTACGACCGAATATTATTGGCATTGGGACCTGAAAGGGACAGGCCTTTCGGTTTGGGACTATCGAAAAGTGATGGAAAAGATGATGAGTGCAGGCGGACTCGAATGGTATGCGACCGATGACCCTGAAATCAGCTCCCACCCAGCCAATTGCTTGATGGCAAGGATCGGAAGCCGGGTCGATCGAGACTCGATCCAACGCTTCGACCAGCTTCGCTTCCAAAACCGATTCATGTATTAG
- a CDS encoding sodium:solute symporter family protein — translation MNLGVLIPICLVYIGIMSGLAYYGYKKTTTEADYLVGGRNIHPAVMALSYGATFISTSAIIGFGGAAGVFGMGLLWLAFLNIVLGIFVAFAIFGTRIRRLSLELDASTFPTLLGKRYGSDFITVFAGAMIFVLMPAYTSIVLIGGARFLEESLAMNFNIALLILALIIALYVISGGIKAVMYTDAFGAVIMLLGMAIFLFVTYKAVGGVVDGHAGLSAIKDLVPQPLVDGGHLGWTSMPALGSPLWWTMVSTIIMGVGIGVLAQPQLAMRCMTVKDDRALYRSVLVGGIFILFMTGAAFAIGPLSNLYFYNTTGEIALTAAGGNTDLIIPKFINAIMPEWFIYLFTLTLLSATISTVSSLIHVQATAFGQDILKTMGVSKLFGMKMNLTRLGVILGMFAAIVLAYLLPAGVIATATAFWFGICGAAFLPALIGAFYWKGATKAGAISSIITGFSASILGFIFLHQKEAAALGVSKALFGKDTLFAFPWTHIDPLFYALPLSTTVFIVVSALSGTKAKDVYDEQHKEAL, via the coding sequence ATGAATTTAGGTGTGTTGATCCCCATTTGTCTTGTATACATTGGAATCATGTCTGGTCTCGCTTACTATGGCTATAAAAAAACAACCACTGAAGCAGACTATCTTGTCGGTGGAAGGAACATTCATCCTGCAGTCATGGCTCTATCATATGGGGCGACCTTCATCAGTACATCGGCAATCATAGGGTTCGGGGGTGCTGCCGGGGTATTCGGAATGGGGCTATTATGGCTTGCATTCCTGAACATCGTGCTTGGGATCTTTGTTGCATTCGCTATTTTTGGTACAAGAATCAGGAGATTATCCTTGGAGCTTGACGCCTCAACTTTTCCGACATTGCTCGGTAAGAGATATGGATCGGATTTTATCACGGTGTTTGCTGGAGCAATGATTTTTGTGTTGATGCCTGCATATACAAGCATTGTCTTAATTGGAGGAGCACGTTTCCTCGAAGAATCGCTTGCGATGAACTTCAATATAGCGTTATTGATTCTCGCGCTCATCATTGCCCTTTATGTCATTAGTGGCGGAATTAAGGCTGTCATGTATACGGATGCGTTTGGCGCTGTCATTATGCTTCTTGGGATGGCGATCTTCCTCTTCGTAACCTATAAGGCAGTTGGAGGGGTAGTCGACGGACATGCTGGATTGAGCGCGATAAAAGATCTTGTCCCACAACCATTAGTTGATGGTGGGCATCTTGGTTGGACAAGCATGCCTGCTCTTGGTTCACCCCTTTGGTGGACAATGGTGAGTACGATCATCATGGGTGTTGGAATAGGTGTGCTTGCACAGCCTCAGCTTGCCATGAGATGCATGACGGTGAAAGATGATCGTGCCCTGTACCGGTCCGTACTTGTCGGTGGAATTTTTATTCTTTTCATGACAGGCGCAGCTTTTGCGATTGGTCCGTTGAGTAATCTCTATTTCTATAATACGACGGGAGAGATTGCGTTAACGGCAGCAGGCGGGAATACAGACTTGATCATTCCAAAATTCATCAATGCAATCATGCCTGAATGGTTTATCTATCTGTTCACTTTAACGCTTTTATCAGCAACAATTTCAACCGTCTCATCCTTAATCCATGTCCAGGCGACTGCGTTTGGTCAGGATATTTTGAAAACGATGGGCGTTTCAAAGCTTTTCGGTATGAAGATGAATCTGACCAGACTTGGCGTTATCCTAGGAATGTTTGCTGCAATTGTCCTGGCCTACTTATTGCCTGCAGGAGTGATTGCAACAGCGACAGCCTTCTGGTTTGGTATTTGTGGAGCTGCATTCTTGCCAGCCTTGATTGGTGCTTTTTATTGGAAAGGAGCCACGAAGGCTGGGGCCATTTCCAGTATCATCACTGGATTCTCAGCTAGTATTCTCGGATTTATCTTTTTGCACCAAAAAGAAGCTGCGGCTCTTGGTGTTTCTAAAGCTTTATTTGGAAAGGACACCCTGTTCGCTTTTCCTTGGACCCATATTGACCCGCTCTTCTACGCCTTGCCATTATCCACGACTGTATTCATTGTCGTAAGTGCTCTAAGCGGAACAAAAGCCAAGGATGTTTATGATGAGCAACATAAGGAAGCTTTGTAA
- the ccpA gene encoding catabolite control protein A — MNNNSTIYDVAREAGVSMATVSRVVNGNPNVKPATRKKVLDAIERLGYRPNAVARGLASKKTTTVGVIIPDISSIFFAELARGIEDIATMYNYNIILCNSDQNKDKEIHLLNTLLGKQVDGIVFMGGTVTEEHVEEFKRSPVPIVLAATISPDEAIPSVNINYQEAVYDAIRLLTERGHEKVGMVSGPLEDPINGHHKFSGYRRALEEANVSMVEDYVHIGDYTYDAGIEAVEKFLSLDDSPTAVFVGTDEMALGVIHGAQDKGVKIPEELEVVGFDNTRLASMVRPTLTTVVQPMYDIGAVAMRLLTKFMNNETVEDRTVILPHRIQLRDSTKNE; from the coding sequence ATGAACAATAATTCAACCATTTATGATGTTGCAAGAGAAGCCGGCGTATCAATGGCAACCGTTTCACGTGTGGTGAACGGGAATCCAAACGTTAAACCAGCAACTCGAAAAAAAGTATTAGACGCGATTGAGCGCTTAGGATATCGCCCAAATGCAGTCGCTAGAGGTTTGGCTAGTAAGAAGACGACAACTGTAGGTGTAATCATACCGGATATCTCAAGCATCTTCTTTGCTGAGTTAGCGAGAGGAATTGAAGATATTGCGACGATGTATAACTACAACATCATCTTATGTAACTCTGATCAAAACAAAGATAAAGAGATCCACCTGTTGAATACTCTACTTGGAAAGCAGGTTGATGGGATCGTCTTCATGGGTGGTACAGTCACTGAAGAACATGTGGAGGAATTCAAGCGTTCACCGGTACCGATCGTGCTAGCAGCTACCATTTCACCGGATGAAGCGATTCCGAGTGTTAACATCAATTATCAGGAGGCGGTTTACGATGCCATCCGTCTACTAACAGAACGTGGACATGAAAAAGTCGGGATGGTGTCAGGTCCATTAGAAGATCCGATTAACGGCCATCATAAGTTTTCTGGCTATCGAAGGGCCCTGGAGGAAGCGAACGTATCTATGGTGGAGGACTATGTCCACATTGGTGATTATACGTATGATGCAGGAATTGAGGCTGTCGAGAAATTCCTTTCATTAGACGATTCTCCGACTGCGGTGTTCGTCGGAACGGATGAAATGGCCCTCGGAGTTATTCATGGAGCACAGGACAAAGGAGTTAAAATCCCTGAAGAGCTGGAGGTTGTCGGTTTCGACAATACGCGGCTTGCATCCATGGTACGTCCAACGCTTACGACTGTCGTCCAACCAATGTATGATATCGGAGCAGTTGCGATGAGACTACTCACGAAGTTCATGAATAATGAAACAGTCGAGGACCGTACAGTCATCCTTCCCCATCGTATCCAATTACGAGACTCAACGAAAAACGAATAA